One genomic segment of Trichococcus shcherbakoviae includes these proteins:
- the folB gene encoding dihydroneopterin aldolase, which yields MDKIYLNNLQFYAFHGLNAEEKVLGQRFNVDVVLHTDTKKAGYSDKMEDSIHYGHAYKAVKAVVEGENFNLIEALAEHIAIALFARFDGLQACQVKVIKPDPPIVGHYDSVAVEIYREREGS from the coding sequence TTGGATAAAATCTATTTGAATAATCTGCAATTCTATGCCTTTCATGGATTGAATGCAGAAGAAAAGGTGTTGGGACAACGCTTCAACGTAGATGTTGTGCTGCACACCGATACAAAAAAAGCCGGCTACAGCGACAAAATGGAGGATTCGATCCATTACGGACATGCCTACAAGGCCGTCAAAGCGGTAGTGGAGGGCGAAAATTTCAACCTGATCGAAGCTTTGGCGGAGCATATCGCCATCGCTTTGTTTGCGCGCTTCGACGGGCTGCAGGCTTGCCAAGTGAAAGTGATCAAACCGGATCCGCCGATAGTCGGCCATTATGATTCCGTTGCGGTTGAAATCTACCGCGAAAGGGAAGGGAGCTAA
- the folK gene encoding 2-amino-4-hydroxy-6-hydroxymethyldihydropteridine diphosphokinase, with protein sequence MPVVYIALGTNLEPRAAHLEKALEIFRSLPDVEVKRVSSIYESKPVGYLDQPDFLNLVFEAETDLLPLDLLDSCQSIEQELGRVRTIRFGPRTLDVDIVLYGVESIKEERLTVPHPRMQERSFVLLPLQELNPEYVVPEWNKTVNELVAELPANDLKEIWKYAPES encoded by the coding sequence ATGCCAGTCGTGTACATCGCCTTAGGCACGAATCTGGAACCGCGCGCTGCCCATCTCGAAAAAGCTTTGGAGATCTTCCGGTCTTTGCCGGATGTGGAAGTGAAGCGCGTATCATCTATTTATGAATCGAAACCCGTCGGCTACCTCGACCAACCGGATTTCCTGAACCTTGTGTTCGAAGCAGAAACGGATCTGTTGCCATTGGACTTGCTGGACAGCTGCCAAAGCATCGAGCAGGAACTCGGCAGGGTGCGGACCATCCGCTTCGGCCCGCGCACCTTGGATGTCGATATTGTTTTGTACGGAGTGGAGAGTATCAAAGAAGAACGGCTGACCGTGCCGCATCCAAGGATGCAGGAGCGTTCCTTCGTGCTGTTGCCGCTGCAGGAACTGAATCCGGAGTATGTCGTTCCGGAATGGAACAAAACAGTCAATGAATTGGTGGCAGAATTGCCAGCGAATGATCTCAAAGAAATCTGGAAATACGCACCGGAATCCTGA
- the infC gene encoding translation initiation factor IF-3: MMVNDGIRARELRIIGSDGEQLGVKSKSDALQIAEAANLDLVLVSPNANPPVARIMDYGKFRFDQQKREREARKNQKVVSLKEVRLSPSIDENDFQTKMRNARKFLEKGDKVKASIRFKGRAITHKEIGQRVLDRLASELTDVSTIESHPKMDGRSMFLMLAPKADK, from the coding sequence ATGATGGTTAACGACGGCATCCGTGCCCGCGAGCTACGCATTATCGGTAGTGACGGCGAGCAACTAGGAGTCAAATCGAAAAGTGATGCATTGCAGATTGCAGAAGCAGCAAATTTAGATTTAGTTTTGGTATCGCCAAATGCAAACCCGCCCGTTGCCCGTATTATGGATTACGGCAAGTTCCGTTTCGATCAACAAAAACGTGAACGTGAAGCCCGTAAAAACCAAAAAGTGGTAAGCCTTAAAGAAGTGCGCTTGAGTCCTTCCATCGACGAAAATGATTTTCAAACGAAAATGCGGAATGCTCGCAAATTCTTGGAAAAAGGTGACAAAGTGAAAGCATCCATCCGATTCAAAGGACGTGCGATCACCCATAAAGAAATCGGACAAAGGGTCCTTGATCGCCTTGCATCTGAGCTTACTGACGTTTCGACGATTGAATCTCATCCTAAAATGGACGGAAGAAGCATGTTCTTGATGTTGGCACCAAAAGCCGATAAATAA
- the rpmI gene encoding 50S ribosomal protein L35, translating into MPKQKTHRGSAKRFKRTGNGGLKRWSAFTSHRFHGKTKKQRRQLRQASMVSASDMKRISQQLSQMK; encoded by the coding sequence ATGCCAAAACAAAAAACTCACCGTGGTTCAGCTAAACGTTTCAAAAGAACTGGTAACGGCGGACTAAAACGTTGGAGCGCTTTTACAAGCCATAGATTCCACGGAAAAACGAAGAAACAAAGACGTCAATTGCGTCAAGCTTCAATGGTTAGTGCATCTGATATGAAACGCATCAGCCAACAATTATCACAAATGAAATAA
- the rplT gene encoding 50S ribosomal protein L20, translating to MPRVKGGTVTRKRRKKIIKLSKGYYGSKHTLFKTAKEQVMKSYTYAYRDRRQKKRDFRRLWVTRINAAARINGMSYSTLIHGLKLAGIEMNRKMLADLAVTDAAAFTAVAEQAKAALAK from the coding sequence ATGCCACGTGTAAAAGGTGGGACAGTAACCCGTAAACGCCGCAAAAAGATTATTAAATTATCTAAAGGTTATTACGGTTCAAAACATACATTATTCAAAACAGCTAAAGAACAAGTAATGAAATCTTATACTTATGCTTACAGAGACCGTCGTCAAAAGAAACGTGACTTCCGTAGATTATGGGTCACTCGTATCAACGCGGCTGCTCGCATCAACGGCATGAGCTACAGCACTTTGATCCACGGATTGAAACTTGCTGGTATCGAAATGAACCGCAAAATGTTGGCTGACTTGGCTGTTACAGACGCTGCAGCTTTCACTGCAGTAGCTGAACAAGCTAAAGCTGCTTTGGCTAAATAA
- a CDS encoding M42 family metallopeptidase — protein sequence MEEKELQMLIELTDARGVPGNEGEVREVFRRYAEPFAESFSQDGLGGLFAKHTGAEEGPTILLAGHLDEVGFMVTSITEKGFIKFQTLGGWWNQVMLAQQVEITNSKGERCHGVIGCKPPHVLTPEARKKPYEIKDMFIDIGASSKEQVAEWGIKPGDMITPYISFKRMNDSKFLLAKAWDNRIGLAVALKVLENVAKSGHPNVIFSGGNVQEEVGLRGAKTATHMIRPDIAFALDTGTAGDTPGMTPQEADSELGKGPQLLIYDASMIPHRGLRDFIVGVAEECEIPFQYTVITGGGTDAGAQHQSLDGIPSFAITVPVRYLHSHTSMIHEDDYLNAVKLVTELVKRLDADTVKQIRENV from the coding sequence TTGGAAGAGAAAGAATTACAAATGCTGATCGAATTGACGGATGCGAGAGGCGTTCCGGGCAATGAAGGCGAGGTCCGCGAAGTCTTCAGACGTTATGCCGAACCTTTCGCCGAAAGCTTTTCGCAGGACGGATTGGGCGGTCTCTTTGCCAAACATACAGGAGCGGAAGAGGGGCCGACCATTTTGTTGGCGGGGCACTTGGATGAAGTGGGATTCATGGTCACGAGCATAACCGAGAAGGGTTTCATCAAATTCCAAACTTTGGGAGGTTGGTGGAATCAGGTCATGCTTGCCCAGCAAGTGGAAATCACCAACTCGAAAGGCGAGCGCTGCCACGGAGTCATCGGCTGCAAACCGCCGCATGTCCTTACGCCGGAAGCACGCAAAAAGCCATATGAAATCAAAGATATGTTCATCGATATCGGCGCTTCTTCAAAAGAACAAGTAGCGGAATGGGGCATCAAGCCCGGTGATATGATTACGCCGTACATTTCCTTCAAACGCATGAACGATTCCAAATTCCTGTTGGCGAAGGCTTGGGATAACCGCATCGGATTGGCTGTTGCGCTCAAAGTGTTGGAAAATGTCGCCAAATCTGGACACCCGAATGTGATTTTCAGCGGCGGAAATGTCCAGGAGGAAGTCGGTCTGCGCGGAGCGAAGACGGCCACCCACATGATCCGTCCGGACATCGCATTTGCCTTGGATACAGGGACGGCAGGGGATACCCCGGGAATGACGCCTCAAGAAGCGGATTCCGAATTAGGGAAAGGGCCGCAGTTATTGATTTATGATGCATCGATGATTCCGCATCGTGGCTTGCGCGACTTCATTGTCGGCGTTGCCGAAGAATGCGAAATTCCATTCCAGTACACAGTCATTACGGGTGGCGGAACGGATGCAGGCGCCCAACATCAGAGTTTGGATGGCATTCCTTCCTTCGCGATCACAGTGCCAGTACGTTATCTGCATTCGCACACGTCCATGATCCATGAAGATGACTATCTGAATGCAGTCAAATTGGTCACGGAATTAGTCAAACGTTTGGATGCCGATACGGTCAAACAAATCCGCGAAAACGTATAA
- the hemG gene encoding protoporphyrinogen oxidase — protein sequence MEKMKRRIAIIGGGLRGLTAAYEIDKAIREQNLPFEYVILEERAAVGGMIHTIDMDGYAIDVGASAFDSRRADISGFLQELGLEKEKQFSNGGKLVLFDGNAVIDDVMPTYHGMPLFLNDIWQANGLTLDAKLRAFMNSIFLSKNLHENPEYSTDNFLEFRLGREVVDYMAEPYFPDNVYGSMELMPVKLFDENLVTIYGKAHIGKDKKEQLMRYADGSGQEYTFKEGLASLTKRLAQHLEGHLYMNQKVKSLSTVSDDLLLVELNGRESMRAGSVIVTTNPQESLGFLDGFSNEIDFPKAQSTSVGTVFFKINKKSVKNLPEGQGFVIPRRSSFHSTKLVVLNNKWPLFEQADYYYVLVEFGRRLEETLIELADDLVMDIIKNEVKEILTLSEEPLQSTFYRWEKAVPHFSLQQRQEMLEAGYPARQEYAKRGIFVGGNGITGYGMENAIIEGKRLADEAIRYMKKMENNDSLNT from the coding sequence ATGGAGAAGATGAAAAGACGTATCGCAATCATCGGCGGCGGGCTGAGAGGATTGACAGCCGCTTATGAAATCGATAAAGCCATCCGGGAACAAAACCTCCCGTTTGAATATGTCATACTGGAAGAGCGAGCCGCTGTCGGTGGCATGATCCACACGATTGATATGGATGGTTATGCGATTGATGTGGGAGCATCAGCTTTCGATTCGAGAAGGGCGGATATTTCCGGTTTTCTGCAGGAATTAGGCTTGGAAAAGGAAAAGCAATTCAGCAATGGGGGCAAACTGGTGTTGTTCGATGGAAATGCGGTAATTGATGACGTTATGCCAACCTACCACGGCATGCCGCTTTTCCTTAATGATATTTGGCAGGCAAATGGATTGACCTTGGATGCAAAGCTGCGAGCGTTCATGAACAGTATTTTCCTCTCCAAGAATCTGCATGAAAACCCGGAATATTCCACCGACAACTTTTTGGAATTCCGTTTGGGGCGGGAAGTGGTCGATTATATGGCTGAACCCTATTTCCCGGATAACGTCTATGGCTCCATGGAACTGATGCCAGTAAAATTATTCGATGAAAATTTGGTGACTATCTACGGGAAGGCGCACATAGGCAAGGACAAAAAAGAGCAACTGATGCGTTACGCCGATGGATCTGGCCAGGAGTATACCTTCAAGGAAGGTTTGGCAAGCTTAACCAAACGTCTGGCCCAACACCTGGAAGGCCATCTATACATGAATCAGAAAGTGAAGTCGTTGAGCACTGTGTCAGATGATCTGCTGTTGGTTGAACTGAATGGACGCGAATCCATGCGTGCGGGAAGTGTCATCGTCACAACAAACCCACAGGAATCTCTTGGGTTTTTGGATGGATTCTCTAATGAAATTGATTTCCCAAAAGCCCAAAGCACGAGCGTAGGCACAGTTTTTTTCAAAATAAATAAAAAATCAGTCAAAAACCTGCCTGAAGGGCAAGGATTTGTGATTCCACGGAGAAGCTCTTTCCATAGCACCAAGCTTGTCGTTTTGAACAACAAATGGCCGCTGTTTGAACAAGCGGACTATTATTACGTGCTTGTGGAATTCGGCAGACGGCTGGAAGAAACCTTGATAGAATTAGCCGATGATCTTGTGATGGATATCATCAAAAATGAAGTAAAGGAAATTTTGACCTTGAGTGAGGAACCTTTGCAGTCCACATTTTATCGTTGGGAAAAGGCCGTACCTCATTTTAGTCTGCAACAAAGACAAGAGATGCTGGAGGCAGGCTATCCAGCCCGTCAAGAGTATGCAAAAAGAGGCATTTTTGTCGGGGGGAACGGGATCACTGGTTATGGAATGGAAAATGCCATCATTGAGGGGAAGCGCTTGGCTGATGAGGCGATCCGTTACATGAAAAAAATGGAAAATAATGACAGTTTGAATACATAA
- a CDS encoding MBL fold metallo-hydrolase, translated as MELTILGCMGGYPTKDVGTTAYLLTSDDFRLLIDVGSNALLSLEHHLDPLDLDALILTHYHADHIADLGVLQYTFQLKDPAEGKVKKVLPIYGHTESEFFRLLEMTGVSEGIAYAPDETLELGPFRIRFLKTIHPVPCYALRIEEIATGKVFVFGADSAYLPAFVPFVKDADLFMADANLFNGNERHHAHMTAGEVGAIAEEAAVKQLILTHLPQKGELSVLLGQAKEAAPSVSVTLAEKDRIVTI; from the coding sequence ATGGAATTGACAATTTTGGGCTGCATGGGCGGCTATCCCACAAAAGATGTCGGTACGACAGCTTATCTGCTGACATCCGATGATTTCAGACTATTGATCGACGTCGGCAGCAACGCTTTGTTGTCGCTGGAGCATCATTTGGACCCTTTGGATTTGGATGCGCTCATCCTGACGCATTATCACGCAGATCATATTGCGGACTTGGGTGTCCTGCAATATACTTTTCAGCTGAAAGATCCTGCAGAAGGCAAGGTAAAAAAAGTACTGCCGATATACGGGCATACTGAATCGGAATTTTTCCGCTTGTTGGAGATGACGGGAGTGAGCGAAGGGATTGCCTATGCTCCGGATGAGACGTTGGAATTGGGGCCATTCCGGATCCGTTTTTTGAAAACCATCCATCCGGTTCCGTGCTATGCGTTGCGGATCGAGGAGATCGCCACCGGAAAGGTCTTCGTCTTCGGGGCGGATTCAGCTTATTTACCAGCATTCGTGCCTTTTGTGAAGGATGCTGACCTGTTCATGGCTGATGCGAACCTGTTCAACGGCAACGAGCGACACCATGCGCATATGACTGCAGGCGAAGTTGGGGCGATAGCCGAAGAAGCGGCAGTCAAACAGCTGATACTGACGCATTTGCCGCAAAAAGGCGAGCTATCTGTGCTGCTGGGTCAAGCGAAAGAAGCAGCACCGTCCGTATCCGTCACGCTTGCAGAAAAGGACCGGATCGTCACAATTTGA
- a CDS encoding lipoate--protein ligase: MYFVDNQGQLDPSVNIALETFLLKEKILDEPILLFYINEPSIIIGRNQNTIEEINADYVEANKIHIVRRMSGGGAVYHDLGNFSFCFITKDDGDSFRDFGKFTKPVISFLHSVGVKEAELKGRNDLVIGEKKFSGNAMYATNGRMTAHGTILFDSDLDAVTGALKPRKEKIESKGIKSIRSRVTNIKPFVDEAYQDLTTEEFRDLMLLSIFDVKTREEVKEYHLTEEDWKRVYEIREEYFGNWDWNYGKSPKFEIQKHHRFPIGSIEIRMNVEDGHIQQLKVFGDFFGLGEIKDVEDAFIGVKYAKEDMLAKLNELDIKKYFGNVTAEELLEELY; the protein is encoded by the coding sequence ATGTATTTTGTGGATAATCAGGGACAGTTGGATCCCAGCGTAAATATTGCCTTAGAGACATTTTTATTGAAGGAAAAAATCTTAGATGAGCCGATACTGTTGTTCTATATCAATGAGCCGTCGATCATCATTGGCCGCAACCAGAATACGATCGAAGAAATCAATGCGGATTATGTCGAAGCGAATAAGATACACATCGTCCGCCGTATGTCCGGGGGCGGTGCAGTGTACCACGATTTGGGGAACTTCTCTTTCTGCTTCATCACGAAGGATGACGGTGATTCATTCCGTGATTTCGGAAAATTCACAAAACCGGTCATTTCCTTTTTGCACAGCGTAGGCGTCAAGGAAGCTGAATTAAAAGGCAGAAATGATCTGGTCATCGGAGAGAAAAAATTCTCGGGGAATGCCATGTATGCGACAAACGGAAGAATGACCGCCCATGGGACAATCCTTTTCGACTCTGATCTGGATGCCGTAACCGGCGCATTGAAGCCACGCAAAGAGAAAATCGAATCGAAAGGCATCAAATCGATCCGCAGCCGCGTGACCAACATCAAACCTTTTGTTGATGAGGCTTATCAAGACCTGACTACGGAAGAATTCCGAGACTTGATGCTGTTGTCGATTTTTGATGTAAAAACGCGTGAGGAAGTAAAAGAGTACCATTTGACCGAGGAAGATTGGAAACGCGTTTATGAAATCCGCGAAGAGTACTTCGGCAACTGGGATTGGAATTACGGCAAATCACCCAAATTCGAAATCCAAAAACATCATCGTTTTCCGATCGGGTCCATTGAAATCCGCATGAACGTTGAAGATGGGCATATCCAACAGCTGAAGGTTTTCGGAGATTTCTTTGGCTTGGGGGAAATCAAGGATGTTGAAGATGCTTTTATCGGAGTCAAATATGCCAAAGAGGATATGCTTGCCAAATTGAATGAACTTGACATCAAAAAATACTTCGGTAATGTGACAGCAGAAGAATTGCTTGAAGAATTGTACTGA